A single genomic interval of Zingiber officinale cultivar Zhangliang chromosome 4A, Zo_v1.1, whole genome shotgun sequence harbors:
- the LOC121969589 gene encoding inorganic phosphate transporter 1-6-like isoform X1 — protein MKCSVYSTKKIPCNRRCVYYSISCVSIFSSIIGSSSRIRSSHCLRFFDWINRRDSFEIKRIKRKTYSVSSMAQEEEQHQQPQNLQVLSALDAAKTQWYHFTAIVVAGMGFFTDAYDLFCISLVTKLLGRIYYHVDGSPSPGSLPPHVSSSVNGVAFVGTFSGQLFFGWLGDKLGRKSVYGMTLVLMVVCSLASGLSLGHSAAGVMTTLCFFRFWLGFGIGGDYPLSATIMSEYANKRTRGAFIAAVFAMQGFGILAGGTVAIAVSAAFDRFFPAPPYFVNPAASTNAAADYAWRIILMFGALPAALTYYWRMKMPETARYTALVARDAKRAAADMANILKVEVEIEEEQTRVERITSNSFGLFSREFLRRHGLHLLGTASTWFLLDVAFYSQNLFQKDIFSAVGWIPNAATMSALGEVYRIARAQTLIALCGTVPGYWFTVAFIDVLGRFAIQVLGFFMMTAFMVGLAVPYHHWTTAGNHVGFVVLYGFTFFFANFGPNSTTFIVPAEIFPARLRSTCHGISAAAGKLGAMVGAFGFLYLAQNPDPAKTDEGYPPGIGVRNSLFLLAGCNLLGMAFSFLVPESKGKSLEDISGENEGEEEAAAASADVYHNRTVPVSV, from the exons ATGAAATGCTCAGTATATTCCACCAAAAAGATTCCGTGCAACCGTCGATGCGTCTATTACAGCATTTCTTGCGTCTCCATCTTCTCATCCATCATTGGATCCTCTTCCCGTATTCGATCATCCCATTGTCTTCGGTTCTTCGATTGGATTAATCGCAGAGATTCATTTG AGATAAAGAGAATCAAGAGGAAGACGTACTCAGTGTCAAGCATGgcgcaggaggaggagcagcaccaACAGCCGCAGAATCTCCAAGTGCTGAGCGCCTTGGACGCGGCGAAGACGCAATGGTACCATTTCACGGCCATCGTCGTCGCCGGAATGGGATTCTTCACCGACGCCTACGACCTCTTCTGCATCTCCCTCGTCACCAAGCTCCTAGGCCGCATCTACTATCACGTTGATGGTTCCCCCTCCCCGGGCTCCCTCCCGCCCCACGTCTCCTCCTCCGTCAACGGCGTCGCCTTCGTCGGCACCTTCTCCGGCCAACTATTCTTCGGCTGGCTCGGAGACAAATTGGGCCGTAAGAGCGTCTACGGCATGACCCTCGTCCTCATGGTCGTGTGCTCCCTCGCCTCCGGCCTCTCCCTCGGCCACTCCGCTGCCGGCGTTATGACCACCCTCTGCTTCTTCCGCTTCTGGCTCGGCTTCGGCATCGGCGGCGACTACCCGCTCTCAGCCACCATCATGTCGGAGTACGCCAACAAGCGCACACGCGGTGCCTTCATTGCCGCCGTCTTCGCGATGCAGGGCTTCGGCATCCTCGCCGGCGGGACGGTCGCCATTGCCGTTTCCGCCGCGTTCGACCGCTTCTTCCCCGCTCCTCCATACTTCGTCAATCCCGCCGCCTCCACCAATGCCGCGGCCGACTACGCCTGGCGCATCATCCTCATGTTCGGTGCCTTGCCAGCGGCTCTCACCTACTATTGGCGGATGAAGATGCCGGAGACGGCGCGGTACACCGCGCTGGTGGCGCGGGACGCGAAGCGGGCGGCCGCTGACATGGCGAACATCCTCAAGGTGGAGGTGGAGATCGAGGAGGAGCAGACGAGGGTAGAGCGCATTACGTCGAATAGCTTCGGGCTGTTCTCGAGGGAGTTCCTTCGTCGCCACGGGCTGCACCTGCTCGGCACCGCATCCACCTGGTTCCTCCTCGACGTCGCCTTCTACAGCCAGAACCTGTTCCAGAAGGACATCTTTAGCGCCGTAGGGTGGATCCCCAATGCGGCCACCATGAGCGCGCTCGGCGAGGTCTACCGCATCGCGCGGGCTCAAACCCTAATCGCACTCTGCGGCACCGTGCCTGGCTACTGGTTCACGGTGGCATTCATCGACGTGCTCGGCCGATTCGCGATCCAGGTGCTAGGATTCTTCATGATGACCGCCTTCATGGTCGGTCTCGCTGTGCCCTACCACCACTGGACAACGGCCGGGAACCACGTTGGGTTCGTCGTCCTGTACGGGTTCACCTTCTTCTTCGCTAATTTTGGGCCCAACAGCACGACCTTCATCGTACCGGCGGAGATCTTCCCCGCCAGGCTGCGATCGACGTGCCACGGAATCTCAGCAGCGGCGGGGAAGCTGGGAGCGATGGTGGGGGCGTTCGGGTTCCTGTACCTGGCGCAGAACCCGGACCCTGCGAAAACGGACGAGGGATACCCACCTGGGATCGGGGTGAGGAATTCGCTTTTCCTGCTCGCGGGTTGCAACCTTCTGGGGATGGCGTTCTCATTTCTGGTGCCAGAATCGAAGGGCAAGTCGCTGGAGGACATCTCCGGCGAGAACGAAGGGGAGGAGGAAGCGGCGGCGGCGTCTGCGGATGTGTACCACAACAGAACCGTGCCCGTCTCAGTGTAA
- the LOC121969589 gene encoding inorganic phosphate transporter 1-6-like isoform X2, translating into MAQEEEQHQQPQNLQVLSALDAAKTQWYHFTAIVVAGMGFFTDAYDLFCISLVTKLLGRIYYHVDGSPSPGSLPPHVSSSVNGVAFVGTFSGQLFFGWLGDKLGRKSVYGMTLVLMVVCSLASGLSLGHSAAGVMTTLCFFRFWLGFGIGGDYPLSATIMSEYANKRTRGAFIAAVFAMQGFGILAGGTVAIAVSAAFDRFFPAPPYFVNPAASTNAAADYAWRIILMFGALPAALTYYWRMKMPETARYTALVARDAKRAAADMANILKVEVEIEEEQTRVERITSNSFGLFSREFLRRHGLHLLGTASTWFLLDVAFYSQNLFQKDIFSAVGWIPNAATMSALGEVYRIARAQTLIALCGTVPGYWFTVAFIDVLGRFAIQVLGFFMMTAFMVGLAVPYHHWTTAGNHVGFVVLYGFTFFFANFGPNSTTFIVPAEIFPARLRSTCHGISAAAGKLGAMVGAFGFLYLAQNPDPAKTDEGYPPGIGVRNSLFLLAGCNLLGMAFSFLVPESKGKSLEDISGENEGEEEAAAASADVYHNRTVPVSV; encoded by the coding sequence ATGgcgcaggaggaggagcagcaccaACAGCCGCAGAATCTCCAAGTGCTGAGCGCCTTGGACGCGGCGAAGACGCAATGGTACCATTTCACGGCCATCGTCGTCGCCGGAATGGGATTCTTCACCGACGCCTACGACCTCTTCTGCATCTCCCTCGTCACCAAGCTCCTAGGCCGCATCTACTATCACGTTGATGGTTCCCCCTCCCCGGGCTCCCTCCCGCCCCACGTCTCCTCCTCCGTCAACGGCGTCGCCTTCGTCGGCACCTTCTCCGGCCAACTATTCTTCGGCTGGCTCGGAGACAAATTGGGCCGTAAGAGCGTCTACGGCATGACCCTCGTCCTCATGGTCGTGTGCTCCCTCGCCTCCGGCCTCTCCCTCGGCCACTCCGCTGCCGGCGTTATGACCACCCTCTGCTTCTTCCGCTTCTGGCTCGGCTTCGGCATCGGCGGCGACTACCCGCTCTCAGCCACCATCATGTCGGAGTACGCCAACAAGCGCACACGCGGTGCCTTCATTGCCGCCGTCTTCGCGATGCAGGGCTTCGGCATCCTCGCCGGCGGGACGGTCGCCATTGCCGTTTCCGCCGCGTTCGACCGCTTCTTCCCCGCTCCTCCATACTTCGTCAATCCCGCCGCCTCCACCAATGCCGCGGCCGACTACGCCTGGCGCATCATCCTCATGTTCGGTGCCTTGCCAGCGGCTCTCACCTACTATTGGCGGATGAAGATGCCGGAGACGGCGCGGTACACCGCGCTGGTGGCGCGGGACGCGAAGCGGGCGGCCGCTGACATGGCGAACATCCTCAAGGTGGAGGTGGAGATCGAGGAGGAGCAGACGAGGGTAGAGCGCATTACGTCGAATAGCTTCGGGCTGTTCTCGAGGGAGTTCCTTCGTCGCCACGGGCTGCACCTGCTCGGCACCGCATCCACCTGGTTCCTCCTCGACGTCGCCTTCTACAGCCAGAACCTGTTCCAGAAGGACATCTTTAGCGCCGTAGGGTGGATCCCCAATGCGGCCACCATGAGCGCGCTCGGCGAGGTCTACCGCATCGCGCGGGCTCAAACCCTAATCGCACTCTGCGGCACCGTGCCTGGCTACTGGTTCACGGTGGCATTCATCGACGTGCTCGGCCGATTCGCGATCCAGGTGCTAGGATTCTTCATGATGACCGCCTTCATGGTCGGTCTCGCTGTGCCCTACCACCACTGGACAACGGCCGGGAACCACGTTGGGTTCGTCGTCCTGTACGGGTTCACCTTCTTCTTCGCTAATTTTGGGCCCAACAGCACGACCTTCATCGTACCGGCGGAGATCTTCCCCGCCAGGCTGCGATCGACGTGCCACGGAATCTCAGCAGCGGCGGGGAAGCTGGGAGCGATGGTGGGGGCGTTCGGGTTCCTGTACCTGGCGCAGAACCCGGACCCTGCGAAAACGGACGAGGGATACCCACCTGGGATCGGGGTGAGGAATTCGCTTTTCCTGCTCGCGGGTTGCAACCTTCTGGGGATGGCGTTCTCATTTCTGGTGCCAGAATCGAAGGGCAAGTCGCTGGAGGACATCTCCGGCGAGAACGAAGGGGAGGAGGAAGCGGCGGCGGCGTCTGCGGATGTGTACCACAACAGAACCGTGCCCGTCTCAGTGTAA